One Ferribacterium limneticum genomic window, ATGACCCTGCTCGCCGCTCAGGAAATCCGTAATTTTGGTATTCAGCCCAAGGTGGCTCTGCTCTCGCACTCAACCTTCGGGACGGAAAATACCCCGACCTCGCTCAAAATGCGTGAGGTGCTGGCCATCCTAAATCAGCGCGCGCCCGATCTCGAGGTGGAGGGTGAAATGCATGGTGACGCGGCGCTCGATGAACGCATTCGCCAAAGCACCTTCCCGAACTCCCGCCTCAAGGGGCAGGCCAACCTGCTGGTCATGCCGACGCTCGACGCCGCCAACATCTCGTTCAACCTGCTGAAAGTGGCGGCCGGAGACAATCTGACCATCGGTCCCATCCTGCTCGGTGCAGCCAAGCCGGTGAATATTTTGACACCGACGGCTACGGTTCGCCGAATTGTGAATATGACGGCGCTGACGGTGGTTGATGCTGGGTAAGGGTTTTTCTTAAGTTGTTGTTGTATCTATGTATTTTTATTGATATTTCACGGCCTCCTGCTAAACTAGGATAAAATGCATCCGATGTTGGCAGGAGATCATGAATGAAGCATAAATTGAAGGCTGCCTTGCTGCTTGCTGCCTTGCTGGCCATGGGGGCTCAGGCGCCACTATCGGCTGCTACGACCAAGAAGGCCGAGCCGGCGGCGACTCAGAAAGCGCAGGGAAAAACCGCAAAAACGGCCAAGGCCACCAAAACGGCAAGCGGAAAATCAGCTGGCAAATCCGCCGCGGCGAAGTCGTCAAGGGCGGTGGCCGGGAAGTCAGCGCCGACCAAGAACGCGTCATCCGGTGTGGCCAGAAAGTCGCAACTGGCCCACGAGTCGCCGAGAAAGCACGTGCGCCACGCCGCGCTGGCCGACATGGATACGGGACGTCTGGCACTCTACTCGGCTTCTGCTCTCGTTATCGATCAAAGCAATGGCCAGGTGATGCTGGAGAAGCAGCCGGACATGGTGGTGCCGATTGCCTCGATCTCCAAACTCATGACGGCGATGGTGGTTCTCGATGCCAAGCTCGATCTGCAGGAAATTATCGCCATCGGCGACGAAGATGTGGATGGCCTGAAAGGCACGCGTTCCCGCTTGCCGGTTGGCACGACCATGACGCGGGAAGCTGCCATGCTGCTGGCCCTGATGTCTTCGGAAAACCGCGCAGCGCACGCGCTGGGTCGGCACTATCCGGGCGGCATGCATGCCTTTGTGCAAGCAATGAACAGAAAGGCCCACGCACTCGGCATGTACAACAGTCGCTTTGAAGAGCCGACCGGACTTTCCAGCAATAACGTGTCGACCGCACATGATCTGGCCCGCATGGTGGCGGCGGCAGCGCGGTACCCGGAAATCCGTAATTACTCGACGACGGCGGAAGCCAAGGTCGAGCTGAACGGACGGATCCGCGATTTCCACAATACCAACGCCCTGGTGCGCAACGACAATTGGGAAATCGGCGTTTCGAAGACAGGCTACATTTCCGAGGCGGGTCGCTGCCTGGTCATGCAGGCGCGGGTGGCAGACCGGCCGGTGGTCATCGTGCTGCTCGATTCGCAGGGCAAGATGACGCGGGTTGGCGATGCAAACCGGATCAAGCGCTGGATGGAAAGTGCCAGCCTGGCGGTGGAGCGCCCTCGGGTCTGACCGCCTGACTTGTGTGTCAAAGGCCGCCGAGTGCGGCCTTTATTTTTTTGGGCCGGCGTAGCCGAGTGTGTGCGAGACGGCGTCAGCTGTCTGCTTGACCAGGCGGGCCCAGTCGGGATCGTGGCGGTCGGCCGGGGCGGAAACTGAGAGCGCGGCTACGACGTTGCCTTCATCGTCATGGATGGGGGCGGCAACGCACTTGAGGCCGAGTTCGGCTTCTTCATCATCGTAGGCGACGCCGTGGCGGCGCACCTTGTCGAGTTCCTTCTCCAGCGCGACAAGGGTGGTCAGCGAATGCGGCGTCTTGCCGGGCAGGCCGGTACGCTTGGCGTAATCGCGCACTTTTTGCGAGGTTTCGGCGGCGAGAAAGAGTTTGCCGAGCGAGGTCAGGTGTAGCGGCGCGCGGCCACCAACCAGGTACACCACACGGACCAGGGCGCGACCAGACGAGGTACGCTCGAGATAGACAATTTCGTCTTCGTGACGGGCGCCCAGATTGATCGCCTCGCCGATTTTTTCGTGCAGTTCCTGCATGAAGGGCAGGGCGACTTCACGCATGTTGATGCGCGATTTGACGATGCCGCCGAGTTCGAGCAGGCGGATGCCGAGACGATAGGTGCCGGCATCCTGACGTTCGACAAAGCGCGCGGCGCTCAT contains:
- the pbpG gene encoding D-alanyl-D-alanine endopeptidase, producing the protein MKHKLKAALLLAALLAMGAQAPLSAATTKKAEPAATQKAQGKTAKTAKATKTASGKSAGKSAAAKSSRAVAGKSAPTKNASSGVARKSQLAHESPRKHVRHAALADMDTGRLALYSASALVIDQSNGQVMLEKQPDMVVPIASISKLMTAMVVLDAKLDLQEIIAIGDEDVDGLKGTRSRLPVGTTMTREAAMLLALMSSENRAAHALGRHYPGGMHAFVQAMNRKAHALGMYNSRFEEPTGLSSNNVSTAHDLARMVAAAARYPEIRNYSTTAEAKVELNGRIRDFHNTNALVRNDNWEIGVSKTGYISEAGRCLVMQARVADRPVVIVLLDSQGKMTRVGDANRIKRWMESASLAVERPRV
- a CDS encoding IclR family transcriptional regulator — encoded protein: MQLSEAASGPAKTPGTIQVIERMMSLLDALAASPDAASLKQLAQATELHPSTAHRILAAMSAARFVERQDAGTYRLGIRLLELGGIVKSRINMREVALPFMQELHEKIGEAINLGARHEDEIVYLERTSSGRALVRVVYLVGGRAPLHLTSLGKLFLAAETSQKVRDYAKRTGLPGKTPHSLTTLVALEKELDKVRRHGVAYDDEEAELGLKCVAAPIHDDEGNVVAALSVSAPADRHDPDWARLVKQTADAVSHTLGYAGPKK